The sequence GGAGACCCCGCCATGAGCAAGGTGATCGACTTCCGGACCGACCCGTCCAAATACCGCCACTGGAAAGTGGAATATGACGGCCCCGTGGCCACCGTCTTCATGGACGTGGACGAAAACGGCGGCCTGTTCGACGGCTATCAGCTGAAGCTCAACTCCTACGATCTCGGCGTCGATATCGAGCTGGCCGACGTGGTCCAGCGGATGCGCTTCGAGCACCCGGAAGTGAAGACCGTGGTGATGAAGTCGGCCAAGGACAAGGTCTTCTGCGCAGGTGCCAACATCCGCATGCTGGGCGGCGCAGCCCACTCGCACAAGGTCAACTTCTGCAAGTTCACCAACGAGACCCGCAACACCTTCGAGGCCGCCGAAGCGGACTCCGGCCAGAAATGGATCGCGGCCGTCAAAGGCGCCTGCGCAGGCGGTGGCTATGAGCTCGCGCTTGCCTGCAACCACATCATGCTGACCGACGACTCCACGTCCTCGGTCGCGCTGCCCGAAGTGCCGCTTCTGGCCGTGCTGCCGGGCACCGGGGGCCTCACCCGCGTGACCGACAAGCGGAAGGTGCGCCGCGACCGGGCAGACATCTTCTGTTCGATCGAAGAGGGCGTGAAAGGCAAGCGCGCCGTGGACTGGCGCCTGGTGGACGAGGTGATCCCGAACTCGAAGTTCGATGAGACCGTCGCGGAACGTGCGCGCGAGTTTGCCGCCAATTCGTCCAAGGCGGATGTGGCGCAGGGCATCACCCTCGGCCCTATCGACCGCAAGGTCGAAGCCGATGCGGTTCATTATGACCTCGTCGAAGTCGAGATCGACCGTGACGGCCGGAAGGCCACGATCACCCTCGCTGGTCCCAATGCCGACGCTCCCGCCTCCATCGACGACGTGGTGGCCCAGGGCGATCAGGGCTACATGCTCAAGCTCGCCCGCGAGTTGGACGATGCGATCCTGCACCTGCGTCTCAACGAGATGGAGCTTGGCCTTTGGGTCTTCCGCACGCAGGGCGACCCGGAACAGGTCATCGCCCACGAGGAGATCCTGACCGCCAATGCCGACAACTGGCTCGCGAACGAGATCCTGCAATACTGGAAGCGCGTCCTGAAACGGATCGACGTCACCTCCCGGTCGCTTGCCGCTCTGGTCGAGCACGGGTCCTGCTACGCCGGTGTGCTGGCAGAGATCCTCTTCGCCGTCGACCGCAGCTACATGATGGAAGACGAGTTCGAGGGCGACAATCGTCCGACCGCGACGATCACGCTGTCCAATTCGAACTTCGGTCTCTACCCGATGGGCAACGACCTGTCGCGGCTCGAAACCCGGTTCCTTGGTGAACCCGAAAGCCTCGAAGCGGCGCGCGCCGCCATTGGCGAGGCGCTCGAGGCAGAAGCGGCCGACGAGCAGGGTCTCGTGACCATGATCCTCGACGACATCGACTGGGACGACGAAATCCGCATCTTCATGGAAGAGCGCGCGTCCTTCTCCCCCGACGCGATGACCGGGATGGAGGCCAACCTGCGCTTCGCCGGACCCGAGACGATGGAGACCCGCATCTTTGGTCGCCTGACCGCCTGGCAGAACTGGATTTTCAACCGCCCGAACGCCGTGGGCAAGGACGGGGCGCTTCAGCGCTACGGCACCGGCGTGCGCGGCGATTACAACATGGAACGCGTGTAAGCGCGGTATAGGAGGAAGACGACATGGCCGATCTCATCAACGTCAGCTACGACACCCAGATCCCGAACAATGTGGGCCTCTCCGCCGACCGCAAGGTGCTGAAGGCGCTTGAAAAATGGCACCCCGGCTACATCAACTGGTGGAATGACCTGATCCCCGAGAAATTCCAGAAGTCCATGGTTTACCTGCGCACGGCGGTGTCCGTGGACCCGAAGGGCTGGGCGAAATTCGATTACGTGAAGATGCCGGAATACCGCTGGGGCGTGCTCCTTGCTCCGCAGGTGGAAGGACGCACGATCCCCTGTGGTGAACACTACGGCCAGCCCGCCTGGCAGGAAGTGCCTGGCGAATACCGCAACCTCATGAAGCGCCTCATCGTCATTCAGGGCGACACCGAACCGGGGTCTGTCGAACAGCAGCGCTTCCTGGGCCTCACCGCGCCGTCGCTTTACGACATGCGCAACCTCTTCCAGGTGAACGTGGAAGAGGGCCGTCACCTCTGGGCGATGGTCTATCTGCTCCAGAAATACTTCGGCAAAGACGGCCGCGAAGAAGCCGACGACCTGCTCATCCGCTCCTCCGGGTCGGAAGAAGCCCCGCGTATGCTCGGCGCCTTCAACGAGGAAACGCCGGACTGGCTGTCGTTCTTCATGTTCACCTATTTCACCGACCGTGACGGCAAGATGCAGCTCGAGTCGCTGGCGCAATCCGGCTTCGACCCGCTGTCGCGCACTTGTCGCTTCATGCTGACCGAAGAAGCCCACCATATGTTCGTGGGCGAAACCGGCGTCGGCCGCACCATCGAGCGGACCTGTCAGGTGATGCGCGAGAACGGCATCGAAGACCCCTACGACATCGAGAAGATCCGCTCGCTGGGCGTCATCGACCTCCCCACGATCCAGAAGAAGCTGAACCTGCACTACACGCTCTCGCTCGACCTCTTCGGGCAGGAAGTGTCGACTAACGCGGCGAACGCCTTCAACGCCGGGATCAAGGGCCGTTACCATGAGCACCGGATCGACGACGACCACCAACTCAAGGACGCGACCTACAAGGTCTGGGACTTCGAGGACGGCAAGGTCGTGCAGCGCGAGGTGCCCGCGCTTACCGCGATCAACATGCGCCTGCGTGACGACTACATCAACGATGCCGCCGGCGGCGTGGGCCGCTGGAACAAGATCACCGAGAAGTCCGGCGTTCAGTTCGAGCTGAAGCTTCCGCATGAGAGCTTCAACCGCAAGATCGGTGTTTTCGCCGGCCACAACTTCAACCCCGAAGGGGTGATGGTGTCGGGCGCCGACTATGACGCAGGCATCCCGCAATGGCTCCCCACCCACGCGGATGGCGACTTCATCCAGTCGCTCATGGTCCCCGTGACCGAGCCGGGCCAATATGCGGGCTGGATCGCCCCGCCGAAAGTCGGCATCGACAACAAGCCCGGTGACTTCGAATACGTGAAGCTCCATATGGCGTAGGCCAAACCACGTGATAGGATCGGGCGAGGGCAACCTCGCCCACCTCACCAAACGGGAGGACACCATGCAAATCGACCGCAAGGCGGGTTTCGCCCCGCGCACACGTGAACTCGGCGCCACGCTCACCGGCCTCAAGTCCGGCTGTGTCGGGTGCACCGATTGCAAAGGCCTCTGCCATGAGTTGATCGAGGCGCTCGTCGTGCCGGACATGGTGCTCAAGGCCAAATAGGCCAATCGCTGAGACCCCGGTCACATTGCCTCGGACGCTTGCGCCCGATCAAGCCAGATCAATTCGCGCCCCGATGTCGCTCCGGGGCGCTCCCCCATAATCGTCGCCGCAGGACCAGCCAGATGAACAAGCCGCTCAAGCAACACCTGATCGACCCGGAAATTTGCATCCGTTGCTACACCTGCGAGATGACCTGCCCGATCGAGGCGATCACCCACAATGACGACAACGTCGTGGTGGACGCGGAAAAGTGCAACTTCTGCATGGACTGCATCCCGGTCTGCCCGACCGGCTCCATCGACGAATGGCGCGTGGTCGCCGAACCCTATTCGCTCGACGACCAATTCGGCTGGGACGAGCTTCCGGCACAGGAAGACATCGCGCCCTCGGCCGACGGGGACGGCAGCATGGAGGCTCTCGACGAAGCGATGGCCGCGCTCCTCGCCGAAGCGCATTCCGGTGCGGGCGGCAAATCGGTCGCGCCCAAGACCGCGTCCAAGGCGACGGTGAACCTCTACAACCTCGGCAAACCGGTGATTGCGACGGTGCAAGGCAACTACCGCCTGACCGCCGAAGACAGCGATGCCGACGTCCGCCACATCATCCTCGACTTCGGCGCCGCCCCGATGCCCGCGCTCGAGGGTCAATCGGTCGGAATCATTCCACCCGGCGAGACCGCGGACGGAAAACCTCACCTGCCGCGTCTTTATTCCGTGTCCTCGCCCCGTGACGGCGAACGCCCCGGCTACAACAACATGTCCCTCACCGTGAAGCGCGAGTTGCACGGGGTCGCGTCGAACTATGTCTGCGATTTGAAGAAAGGCGATCAGGTCAAGGTCACCGGGCCTTTCGGCTCGACCTTCCTTCTTCCCTCCGATCCGGATGCGGAACTTCTCATGATCTGCACCGGCACGGGTTCGGCCCCCTTCCGCGGCTTCACCATGCGCCGTCAGCGCGAGATGCCGACCAACAAGGGCAAGCTGACGCTCGTCTTCGGGGCCCGCAAGCAAGGTGAATTGCCCTATTTCGGCCCGCTCAAGAAGGTGCCGGACGACTATATGCACAAGGTCTTTGCCTTTTCGCGGCTCGACGATCAGCCCAAGCAATACGTGCAGGACAAGCTGCGGGACGAGAAGGAGCGCGTGGCCCAGCTTCTCAAGTCCGACAAGGCCTATGTCTACATCTGTGGCAAGAAAGAGATGGAGCAGGGCGTGGAAGAAGCGCTGGCCGACATCGCACGCGGCGAAGGGCTCGAATGGAAACCGATCCGCGACAAGATGCGTGAAGAGGGGCGTTACCACGTCGAGACCTACTGATGACTTTCGAGCATGAGATCATGGTGGGCTGGGGCGACTGCGACCCGGCCAAGATCGCCTATACCGGCCGCATCCCGAACTGGTGCCTCGATAGCATCAACGCCTTCCTACACGCCCACCTCGGCGGCGGCTGGTTCGTGCAGGAGCTGGACAACGACATGGGCATGCCCTTCGTGCATATGTCCATCGACTTCCGCGCGCCGGTCACGCCGCGCCATCCACTCATCTGCCGCGTCTTCCCCACGAAACTCGGCACCGCATCGGTCACCTTTCAGGTCGAAGGTTTCCAGAATGGAACCTTGTGCTTTCAGGGTACTTTCGTCGAGGTCGTGACCGTCGCCTCGACGTTCGAAAAGCAGACGATCCCCGCTCACCTGCGCCGCGCGCTGGAGGCGCATCTGCCGAGCTGAGGATTTTGTGCACTATATCCCGATTAATGCGCGAAACCCTTTGCCCCTATCCCTCACACCGCCTAGATTCAGTGCACTATAAGGAACATTTAGCCGGACCCGATGAGCGAGATCACCAACTTCCGGGGCGAAGCGCAGGCCCAGACCGAGGTCCGGAACGAGGCTGACCGCCTGACCGACGACCTCATCGCCCGCGTGGGGGAACGCGTCCGCCGGGCGCGGGACCGCAAGGGTATCCCGCGCCGGGTCCTGTCGGAACGATCCGGCGTCTCACCTCGCTACTTGGCCCAGCTCGAAGCGGGCGAGGGCAACATCTCCATCGCACTCTTGCAGAAGGTCGCCTATGCCCTCGATCACAAGATCGAATGGCTCGTGGGCGAGGACGATCCCTGGACCTCCGATGCGCTCAGGATCGCCGATCTCTACCGCACCGCCAACGCCGACATTCAGGCCACGGTCCGCGCAACGCTCTCGCCTGAACCCGCGACCGAGAAACGCGCCCATCGAGTCTGTCTCATCGGGCTGCGCGGCGCCGGGAAATCGACGCTCGGACGCCGGGCCGGACAGGCGCTCGGCATCCCCTTCGTCGAACTCAATCGCGAAATCGAGGAACAGGCCGGCATGCCGGTGGACGAGGTCATGGCCTTCTACGGTCAGGAAGGATACCGCCGGCTCGAGGCGCAAGCCCTGTCGCGGGTCATCGCGACCCATGACACGATGATCCTCGCCGTCGCGGGCGGCATCGTGGCCGAGCCCGAGACCTACAACCGCCTGCTCACCCATTTCCACACCATCTGGGTCAAGGCGACCCCCGCCGAACACATGGCGCGCGTGCGCGAACAGGGCGACGAACGCCCCATGGCCGGCAACCCGGAGGCCATGGATCAGCTCAAATCCATCCTCACCTCGCGCGAAGCGCTCTACGAGAAGGCCGAGGAAAGCCTCGACACCTCCGGCAAAACCGAGGAAGAGAGCCTGGCCGAGTTGACCGCTCTCCTGCACGCTCGGGACCTGGTCTGACGGCCGCGTCCAGACAAAGCCCTTCGTTCCTTCACTGCTTCATAAATACCTTGGTGGGGGTCTGGGGGAGGTGAAACCTCCCCCAGCCGGTCGGATTTCGCGCAAGCGAAAGTCGATCCAACAAACGCTGTCCCGTGTTTCCCGCAAACAAGTCCTATGGCGTATTCCCGCCTTCTACCGCCTTCTGCGCCAGCGCCAGAAACGCCCCGCGCTCTTCCTCCGAAAGCCCGCCGAGGATCTCGTCCTGCAAGTCCCGCACGATGGGAAGAATTTCCTCGAAGACCTGCGCCCCCTCTGTCGTCAGCCGCACCTCCCGCGCGCGCCGGTCGCGTTTCGACACGATCCGCTCGACATAACCCTTGCCCACCAGCCGGTCGATGACGCCGCCGATCGTCGCCCGGTCATAGGCGATCCGGGCCGCCACCCCGGCCTGGTCGATCCCCGGATGGCTCGCGAGGGCATCCATCGCCGCGAACTGGACCGAGGTCAGATCGACCCCCGCCTCCTGCATGCGGCGCGCGAAAACCGCCCCGGAAATCTGGTTGAGTCGCCGGACAAGATGCCCGGCCATGCCGTAAGCTTCCATCGCAGACCTGCTATTCCATCATTCGATCAATAGCTTGCAGGATCTGATTTGCATACATATTTTTTCCTTGACGGAAAATAGTATGTATAGATATCAATACCCCTGAACCCAGAGGGAGGATCTCCATGCAGTATTATGTCGACGGTTTCCGGGGCGGCGATCCTGACGTGCATCCCACAGCCGCGGGGCATCGCAAACCGGGCGATCCGCTTCCCGAAAAGGTCGATGTCCTGATCGCGGGCTGTGGCCCGGCGGGTCTCTGCATGGCCGCGCAGATGGCGCAGTTCCCTGAATTCACCACCATGATCGTCGAACCCAAGCCCGGCCCGATGGAAAAAGGGCAGGCGGACGGCGTGAACGTGCGGTCGATGGAGATGTTTCAGGCTTTCGGGTTCGGCGAAAAGGTCAAACGCGAGAGCTATTGGGTGAACCAGACCAACTTTTGGATGCCCGATCCTGCGAATCCCGATGCGATCCGCCGGGTGGGCCGGGTACAGGACGTGGCCGACGACCTGTCGGAAATGCCCCACACGCTCATCAACCAGGCGCGTATCCACGAGCTGTTCCTCGACGTGGCCCGCAAGTCGCCGACCCGGCTCGAACCGGATTACGGCCTCAAGGTCGCTGATCTCACCATCGACACGACGACCGACGATCACCCGGTGATCGTCTCCCTCGAATACACCGAGGGCCCGAAAGCAGGTCAAACCACGACGGTCCGCGCGAATTACGTGATCGGCGCCGACGGTGCGCGCTCCAACGTGCGCACGGCAATTGGCGGCAAGCTCGTGGGGGACGCGGCGCATCAGGCCTGGGGCGTGATGGATATCCTCGCCAACACCGATTTCCCGGATGTGCGCTACAAGAACCTCATCACATCGCGCAAGGAAGGCAATATCCTGATCCTCCCACGCGAGGGCGGCTATCTGTTTCGCATGTATGTGGAGCTCGACAAGCTCAACCCCGACGAACGGGTGTCGGCGCGCAATCTGAACGAAACCCACATGATCGCGGCGGCGAACCGGATCATGGCGCCCTATACACTCGACGTGAAAGAGGTCGTCTGGTGGTCCGTCTATGAAATCGGCCACCGCATCACGGACCGTTTCGACGACGTGCCCGACGGCGAAACGGCGACGCGGACGCCGCGCGTGTTCACGGCCGGCGATGCCTGTCACACCCACAGCCCCAAGGCGGGGCAGGGAATGAACGTCTCGATGGGGGACACCTTCAACTTGGGCTGGAAACTGGGTCTCGTCCTGCGCGGTCGTGCGCCAAAGGCGCTCCTGCATTCCTATACGACCGAACGCCGGGAAGAGGCGCGGCGTCTCGTGGAAACCGACCACAAATGGGCGCGGATCATGTCGGCCCCCCTGGGCGAGAGCGAACTGGACGGCACCGACGAGCCGCGTTTCATTCAGCACTTCAAGCTGAACGGCGAGTTCACCGCCGGACTGGCCGTGCGCTACGATGAAAGCGCTCTCACCGCCGCGCCCACTCACCAGGCGCTGGCCACTGGAGAGCCCATCGGCAAACGCTTCCACTCCGCCCCCGTTGTGCGCGCAGCGGATGCGATGGCGCAGCAGCTTGGCCATGTTCACGACGCCGATGGCCGGTTCCGCGTCTATATCTTCGCCGGTGCCGACGAGACGTCTGCCTATGACCTCGTCACCTGGCTCGCGACTGATCCGGCCTCGCCGATCTTGAAGCACCGCCAGCCGGGCGATGACATCGACGCCACCATCGACGTGCGCACGATCGTTCAGGAGCGGTTCGACACCATCGACCTGACCGCCGCTCCTTCGGCGACCAAGCCCACCAAGGGCAAGCTCGGCCTTCAGGATCACGAGAAACTCTTCTGCATCGACCCGCGTGAAGGGCGCAACATCTATGACCTGCGAGGCATCGACAAGGAGAAGGGCGCGGTCATCATCGTGCGCCCCGACCAGTATGTCGGACAGATCCTGCCCATCGGCGACACGGCCGGACTGTCGGCCTATTTCGCGGGCATTCTCCTCTGACGGCGGCGGGAAGGGCCCGCGCCCGTCCTAGCCGATCAGCACGTTCAGGTGGCGGACAACGGAGCGGGCCAGCACCGCTGGCTCGTATCCGCCCTCGAGCATCGACACGATCCGTCCCTGCGAATGGCGGTTGGCCACGTCAAGGAGCGCCTTCGTCACCCATTCGTAATCGTCGTCGGTCAGCGAGACGCTCGACATATCGTCGGCCACATGGGCGTCGAAGCCCGCCGAGATGATCACCAGCTCCGGCGCGAAAGCGTCGAGCGCGGGAAGCCAGTGCTCCGACACCGCCGCGCGGAACTCTTTCGACCCCGCCGTTGCCGACAAGGGAATGTCCACGAGGTTGGCGGTTTCCTTTTCGTGCCCCGTGAAGGGATAGAATGGGTGCTGGAAGCTCGAACAGAAGAGCACCCGGGGCTCGTTCCGGAAGATGTCTTCGGTTCCGTTGCCGTGGTGCACGTCGAAATCCACGATGGCGACCCGCGTGAGCCCGTGCGCCGCCAGTGCATGTCCGGCAGCCACGGCCACGTTGTTGAACAGGCAAAACCCCATCGCTACGGCCCTTTCGGCATGATGGCCCGGCGGGCGCACGGCGCAGAAGACCGGCCCCGCCTCGCCACGCATCACCAGATCCACTGCCATCACCCCCGCGCCTGCGGCCCGTTCGGCGGCGCGCAGCGTGCCCGGCGACATCACCGTGTCGCCGTCGACCTCGACCGAGCGCATCCCTTCGCCCGGTGCAATGGCATAGACGCGGTCGAGATAGGCCGGATCATGCACCCGTTCGAGCTGTTCGCGCGTGACGCGCGGCGCGTCGTAGTGCCGGAGCACGTAATCGAGCCCCGAGGAAATGAGCTGGTTTGAAATGGCGGTCAACCGCGCCGCCTGTTCGGGATGATGCGGCCCGGCATCGTGATCCATGCACTCGTGGTGCGAAATGTAACCCAGCATGTGCCCTCCCTCGGCGGTGTTTCCACCATGGCGCCGCGCGGCCCCCTGCGCCTTGCGCCATATCAAGCGCGGCGGCCCGGATCACAGCCGCCGTTCCACGATCACGATGTCCCGGTCCTCCGGATCGCCGCGCACCGAAAAGCCGAGGTCGCGCATCAATTCCAGCATCGGTGCATTGTTGCGCAGCACCGTGCCCTCGATCACAGACAGATCATGGTCCCGCGCCGCCCGGAACAGCGCCTTCATGAGCCGCGTGCCGATGCCCTGTTTCTTGACCTGATCGCCCACCACGATGGCGAACTCAGCGCTCCGGTTGTCCGGATTGATGACATAGCGCGCCACGCCGCATTGCACCTCGCGACCGTCGATCTCGGCCATGGCGACCAGGGCCATTTCGCGGCGGTAGTCGATCTGGGTGAACTGCACGAGCATTTCGGGCGACAGCTCGTTCAGCACGCCCATGAAGCGGAACATCCGGCTTTCCTTGGACAGGGCCTTCACGAAGTCCTGCTCACTCTTGGCATCCTCGGGCCGGATCGGCCTGATGACCAATGGCGTGCCGTCGGAGAGGTGATCGACCTCGACCAGATGACGCGGATAGGGATGGATCGCCATGTGGTCGTATTGCCCGTCCATCGCCGGCGGTCGAGCCACGCGCACCCGCGCGTCCACCGCCATGACCCCGTTCGGCCCCGCCAGCAAAGGGTTGATGTCCAGCTCCACGATCTCGGGTAGCTCGCTCACCATCGCCGAGACCCGGCGCAGCACGTTGACGACCCCGCGGCGGTCGGCGGCGGGCATGTCGCGAAACGCCTCCAGCAGTCGCGCCACCCGCGTCTTGTCGATCAGCCGTTCGGCCAGCACGGCATTGAGCGGGGGGAGCGCGACGGCGCTGTCGTTCAGCACCTCGACCGCCGTGCCCCCCGCACCGAACAGGATCGTCGGCCCGAACACCGGATCGCGGCTCGCGCCGATGACCAGCTCGCGCGCCGCCTCGATGGTGGAAACGGCTTCGACCGTCACGCCCTTGATCCGCGCGTCCGGGCGCATCCGGCGCAGGCGTTCGGTGATGTCGCGGAAGGCGCGTTTCACCTCGGTCGGATCGCCGATGCCCACGCGCACACCGCCGACGTCCGATTTGTGCGTGACGTCGGGCGACAGGATCTTCATCGCCACCGGATAGCCCACGGTCTGGGCCGCGACGATCGCCTCGGCCGGCGTTTCGCACTCCACGGTCAGGTTGATCGGTATCCTGAACGCCTTCAGCAGCGCCTTGGATTCGATGTCCGTCAGCATCTCGCGGTCTTCCGCGAGCGCCGCCTCGATGATCATCCGCGCCCCTTCGAGGTCGGGCGCGTTCTCGGGCGACATGGGACGAAGATTCTCCAGCGCCAGTTTTCTGTTACGGTGGTGCCGCGCAAGGTAGGAAAACGCCTCGACAGCTCGCTCGGGCGAAATGAAGTCGGCGACGCCGTTCGACGACAGGACCCGGCGCCCTTCGGCCACCACGGCCTCGCCCATCCAGCAGGCGAGGACCGGCTTCGTGCGCCGCTTCGGGAGGGCATCTACCACGGCCTGCGCCACCGCCGTCGGGTCGGTCATCGCCTGCGGCGTGAGCATGACCAGAAGCCCGTCGGTGTCGGGATCGGCATAGGTGGCCTTGACCGCGGCCGCAAAGGCCTCGGGTCCGGCATCGCCCAGGATATCGACCGGGTTCCCCTGTGCCGCATAGGCGGGCAGGGCCCCAGCCATGGCGGCCCGGGTCTCGGGCGCGATCCGGGCGAGGTCGACCGACAAATCCGCCGCCCGGTCGGCCGCCAGAACCCCGGCGCCGCCCCCGTTCGCGATGATCGCCAGCCGGTTCCCAGTGGCCTTTTTGGTCGACGACAGGATCTCGGCGGCGGCGAAGAGCTGGCCGAAGGTCATCGCGCGCACTGCGCCCGTGCGCTCCATCACCGCGTCGAACACCGCGTCCGATCCGATCAGCGCGCCGGTATGGGTATGGGATGCCTCGGCAGAGCCCGCATGGCGGCCCGATTTCAGAACGATCACCGGCTTCAGGCGCGCGGCGTAGCGCAGCGCCGAGATGAAGCCGGGCGCGTTACGCACACCCTCGACGTAGAGAAGGATCGCGTCCGTGTGCGGATCCGAGGCGAGGTATTGCAGCATCTCGCCAAAGTCGATGTCGGTCGAATTTCCAAGACTGGCAAGCGCCGAAAAGCCAAGGTGGTGCGGCCCCGCCCAGTCCGAGATCGCGGAACACAGCGCGCCCGACTGGGAGATGAGCGCAAGCCGGCCTTTCGGGGTGGCGACGCGCAGGAAGCTCGCGTTCATCTTGGCCCAGGGCCGCACAAGACCCACGCAGTTGGGCCCCATGAACCGAACGCCCGCCCGCTTCGCGGTTTCACGCAGGTCGTCCTCGTAGCGTTTCCCGGCGTCGGCACTTTCGCCCTCGCCGAACCCGGGAGAGAGCACGATGGCATTGCGGATGCCTGCCTCGCCGCAGTCGCGGATGATGCCCGGAACCTGGGCCGCGGGCGTGGCGATGACGGCCAGATCGACCTCGGTGTCGATCTCCGACAGTGTTCGATGGCAGGGCAGTCCGGCGAGCGTTTCGCTTGTCGGATGGACCGGAAAGATACCGCCCTCGTAGCCGCCGCTCACGAGGTTTCGCAGGACCAGCGCACCTACGCTGCCATCGTTATTTGACGCGCCGAAAACGGCGATCGTGTCGGGGTCCATGAGACCCTTGAGGGGGCTTTCGTCCATTCTGTCTCCCCGGCCCGCGGACCTTGGTCGTTCATCCCCCCAAGGGCGCTTATGACGCCGTTTCCGTTCCTTTCACTTGACCCTTGTCAAAACCCGCGCAGGGCGGTCAGCGAAACCGCGACGGCAGAAAGGCATCCGCCGTTTGTGTGTCGAGGTCCGGCGTCTGACCCAGCACGCGTGCGGCCAGAAGTCGCCCTGCCGCGGCCGCACTCTGAAACCCGTATCCGCCTTGACCTGCCATCCAGTAGAACCCGGGCGCGTCCGGCTCCGGACCGATGACGAGGAGCCGGTCCGGGGCGAAGGTCCGCAATCCCGCCCAGTTCGCGATCATCCGCTCCACAGGGGCCGTCATATCCTCCTCGAAGGCGGCAAGCCCTTCGGCCAGAACCATGTCGTCGGCCCAGGCATCATGGGGCTCCAGCAAGTCCTCTTCCGAAGGTGACACGATCAGCGCGCCGGCATCGGGTTTGGCGTACCAGTCGCCCGCCGCCCCGATCAGCATCGGCCAGTCCCGCGCGTCATACCCGCCCGGAACGCCGATCCGAGCCATCGACCTGCGCAGGGGAACAAACCCGATGGGTGCGATCCCGGCCAGCCCTGCCACGACATCGGCCCAGGGTCCGGCCGCGTTCACGACGACGGGGGCGGCAAAGGTCTCGCCCGCCGTGACCCGCCACAGTCCCTCGTCCTGTTCGATGGCCGTTACCGGTTTCCCAGTGACGATGGTCCCGGTCTCGCGAATGCTGCGGGCATAGCGTTGCAGGAGCGCGTCAGTGTCGATGTCCCAGGCGTCGTGTGTGATCGCGGTCAGCGTCACCTCGGGCGACAGGAGCGGCACGATCCGCCGCGCTTCGTCCCCGTCGATCCGGGTCATGCGCAGGGCCGCGCATTCGGCCTCGAACCCCGCACTATCCTCGGGGCGGCCTACGAGCATCACCGCCCGCGGCGTCAACACGCCAGCCTCAAGATGCGCCTCGGTCGAGGCTTCCGAGATCGCCTTGACCGGACCCGCGCCATAGCTCGGGATATGCATCGCCGCAGACCGTGAAGACGCATGGTGGCCAAGCTGCGTCTCTGCCTCGATCAGCGTCACACGCCCGTGGGGCGCGAGATGGGCCCCCGCCGACAGGCCGGCGACCCCGCCGCCTATGATGATGAAATCCGTCATGTTGCATTCCTCTCATGACAAACGGCGAGAGGGAAGCGCGCTATAGCTGTGACCCGATGCCCACAATGAAAAAGGCCCTGCACGCGGCAGGGCCTTCTCCTTCCCAGGCTTGGAGATCAGTTCGGGATGTCGCCTTCG is a genomic window of Maritimibacter sp. DP1N21-5 containing:
- the boxC gene encoding 2,3-epoxybenzoyl-CoA dihydrolase, producing the protein MSKVIDFRTDPSKYRHWKVEYDGPVATVFMDVDENGGLFDGYQLKLNSYDLGVDIELADVVQRMRFEHPEVKTVVMKSAKDKVFCAGANIRMLGGAAHSHKVNFCKFTNETRNTFEAAEADSGQKWIAAVKGACAGGGYELALACNHIMLTDDSTSSVALPEVPLLAVLPGTGGLTRVTDKRKVRRDRADIFCSIEEGVKGKRAVDWRLVDEVIPNSKFDETVAERAREFAANSSKADVAQGITLGPIDRKVEADAVHYDLVEVEIDRDGRKATITLAGPNADAPASIDDVVAQGDQGYMLKLARELDDAILHLRLNEMELGLWVFRTQGDPEQVIAHEEILTANADNWLANEILQYWKRVLKRIDVTSRSLAALVEHGSCYAGVLAEILFAVDRSYMMEDEFEGDNRPTATITLSNSNFGLYPMGNDLSRLETRFLGEPESLEAARAAIGEALEAEAADEQGLVTMILDDIDWDDEIRIFMEERASFSPDAMTGMEANLRFAGPETMETRIFGRLTAWQNWIFNRPNAVGKDGALQRYGTGVRGDYNMERV
- a CDS encoding thioesterase family protein; translation: MTFEHEIMVGWGDCDPAKIAYTGRIPNWCLDSINAFLHAHLGGGWFVQELDNDMGMPFVHMSIDFRAPVTPRHPLICRVFPTKLGTASVTFQVEGFQNGTLCFQGTFVEVVTVASTFEKQTIPAHLRRALEAHLPS
- a CDS encoding helix-turn-helix transcriptional regulator — encoded protein: MSEITNFRGEAQAQTEVRNEADRLTDDLIARVGERVRRARDRKGIPRRVLSERSGVSPRYLAQLEAGEGNISIALLQKVAYALDHKIEWLVGEDDPWTSDALRIADLYRTANADIQATVRATLSPEPATEKRAHRVCLIGLRGAGKSTLGRRAGQALGIPFVELNREIEEQAGMPVDEVMAFYGQEGYRRLEAQALSRVIATHDTMILAVAGGIVAEPETYNRLLTHFHTIWVKATPAEHMARVREQGDERPMAGNPEAMDQLKSILTSREALYEKAEESLDTSGKTEEESLAELTALLHARDLV
- the boxA gene encoding benzoyl-CoA 2,3-epoxidase subunit BoxA; the encoded protein is MNKPLKQHLIDPEICIRCYTCEMTCPIEAITHNDDNVVVDAEKCNFCMDCIPVCPTGSIDEWRVVAEPYSLDDQFGWDELPAQEDIAPSADGDGSMEALDEAMAALLAEAHSGAGGKSVAPKTASKATVNLYNLGKPVIATVQGNYRLTAEDSDADVRHIILDFGAAPMPALEGQSVGIIPPGETADGKPHLPRLYSVSSPRDGERPGYNNMSLTVKRELHGVASNYVCDLKKGDQVKVTGPFGSTFLLPSDPDAELLMICTGTGSAPFRGFTMRRQREMPTNKGKLTLVFGARKQGELPYFGPLKKVPDDYMHKVFAFSRLDDQPKQYVQDKLRDEKERVAQLLKSDKAYVYICGKKEMEQGVEEALADIARGEGLEWKPIRDKMREEGRYHVETY
- the boxB gene encoding benzoyl-CoA 2,3-epoxidase subunit BoxB, translated to MADLINVSYDTQIPNNVGLSADRKVLKALEKWHPGYINWWNDLIPEKFQKSMVYLRTAVSVDPKGWAKFDYVKMPEYRWGVLLAPQVEGRTIPCGEHYGQPAWQEVPGEYRNLMKRLIVIQGDTEPGSVEQQRFLGLTAPSLYDMRNLFQVNVEEGRHLWAMVYLLQKYFGKDGREEADDLLIRSSGSEEAPRMLGAFNEETPDWLSFFMFTYFTDRDGKMQLESLAQSGFDPLSRTCRFMLTEEAHHMFVGETGVGRTIERTCQVMRENGIEDPYDIEKIRSLGVIDLPTIQKKLNLHYTLSLDLFGQEVSTNAANAFNAGIKGRYHEHRIDDDHQLKDATYKVWDFEDGKVVQREVPALTAINMRLRDDYINDAAGGVGRWNKITEKSGVQFELKLPHESFNRKIGVFAGHNFNPEGVMVSGADYDAGIPQWLPTHADGDFIQSLMVPVTEPGQYAGWIAPPKVGIDNKPGDFEYVKLHMA
- a CDS encoding MarR family winged helix-turn-helix transcriptional regulator — encoded protein: MEAYGMAGHLVRRLNQISGAVFARRMQEAGVDLTSVQFAAMDALASHPGIDQAGVAARIAYDRATIGGVIDRLVGKGYVERIVSKRDRRAREVRLTTEGAQVFEEILPIVRDLQDEILGGLSEEERGAFLALAQKAVEGGNTP